TATTTATTCATTATTGTAATATTCTATTCAGTTTTTGTTATTTTATTCATAAAATAATTATATTAAAGTTTAAATTCTACAATACTGCTATTGAACATGTGTTCGTATTATATTATAATGATATCATAAATTATATGGTGGTGATATACATATGAATAAATTAAATGATATTTTTGAAATAATTAAAAAAGAGAATATAATTCTTGAAGAAACCCATATTCAGCACAAAGATACAAAAGGAATATATTTTAATGTTCCTGGTATTCCTCCGACTATAGGTATATCAAAATCTATTATTAATGATAGGTGCATGTACTTATCTATTCTTGCCGAAGAGCTAGGACATCATTTTACTACATTAGGTGATTTAACTGTTAAGTCTAGCAATTATTCTGAAAAACTCCAAAAAAATAAAAAAGAAAACACAGCTAAATTATGGGCTGCTGACTTTTTAATAAGTGATGAAGATTTTGTACAAGCACTATATAATTGCATATCAACACCTTGTGATATGTGTGATCATTTCAATGTCACCGATGAAATATTAAACTATAAAATACTTTCTATAATTTATGATGAAGTTAAGTATACTAACATAAAAAATAATTTAAAATTGAGAGAAATACCCTATAATTGTTGTACTATTTAATATTAATTGTACAACAACGACTAATATATATTGATTTAAACTCAATGTATTTTCATAATAACATTGATTAAAATCAATATATACATTAAAAAGGAGGACAAATGATAATGGAAGGTGGAGTAAGAA
The DNA window shown above is from Clostridium beijerinckii and carries:
- a CDS encoding Zn peptidase is translated as MNKLNDIFEIIKKENIILEETHIQHKDTKGIYFNVPGIPPTIGISKSIINDRCMYLSILAEELGHHFTTLGDLTVKSSNYSEKLQKNKKENTAKLWAADFLISDEDFVQALYNCISTPCDMCDHFNVTDEILNYKILSIIYDEVKYTNIKNNLKLREIPYNCCTI